From the genome of Chloroflexota bacterium:
GTCTGCAGGGAGCGCGTCCGCATCCGTTCCATGTGCTCCTTGTAGCTGGCCTCCTTTTTCTTATCCGTCGGCAGGCCGTTCTCCATGAGCTTATTGTGGAACCACAGGACGTGCTCCTTCGGCCGCTCGAAGGCGTCTCTATCGGAGGAGGCGACGTAGATCCTGCGGGAGAAGGGCGAGGCATCCAGGCAACGCTCGATGTGGTCCTGGGACCAGCCGGCCTCTTTGGCGTCAATCACGTACTGTTCGATGCGCTTCCGGACGCCTTCCATCTCCGGGAATGCGCCGCCGCTGATGAAGGGCAGGCCCTGCTGGGCGGCCCACTGCATCGTCTCCCGCGTGCCGGAGGTGGCGATGGCGATGGGCGGATACGGGTTCTGCAGGGGATCGGGATAGACGCGCGTCGGCGGGATTTTGAAGATTTTGCCGTTGTAGCTGAACTCCTTGCGCGACCAGGCCAGCTTCAGGACGTCATAGATTTCCAGGAAGCGCTCGCGGCTGTCGGCGATCTCCAGGCCCAGCTTCTGGAACTCCTGGCTCTGGTAGCCCCGGCCG
Proteins encoded in this window:
- a CDS encoding LLM class flavin-dependent oxidoreductase, with the protein product MQFGTFVLMNGPEWKSDKQIYDEAVEQAVLAEELGFDAIWLAEHHFSRYAILADPMMLVTYLVARTKRITIGLAVSILPFHNPLLLAEQGAIADLLSNGRFVMGIGRGYQSQEFQKLGLEIADSRERFLEIYDVLKLAWSRKEFSYNGKIFKIPPTRVYPDPLQNPYPPIAIATSGTRETMQWAAQQGLPFISGGAFPEMEGVRKRIEQYVIDAKEAGWSQDHIERCLDASPFSRRIYVASSDRDAFERPKEHVLWFHNKLMENGLPTDKKKEASYKEHMERMRTRSLQTYDDIWKQDLYATPDKMTAAIKVHQQMGIRNLVGWFNFGGMPNDMVVASMTRFSKEVMPAFKPVGARR